In Rhineura floridana isolate rRhiFlo1 chromosome 1, rRhiFlo1.hap2, whole genome shotgun sequence, the following proteins share a genomic window:
- the HEXB gene encoding beta-hexosaminidase subunit beta: MELLGVLLWVSATLAAASVHHPHVEPEAQPQLLFLNRETPPAASPFGSLWPLPRSLRVSAARLQLAPSRFQIVHGPESSAGPSCSLLQDAFRRYYEYMFGCSKWQKYDDKKPLLETELSSLQVIITSEDSECDKYPGVTSDEAYQLQVSEPTAVLKADKVWGALRGLETFSQLVNEDDYGSFFINQSFIADSPRFAHRGILLDTSRHFLPLKTILMNLDAMAFNKFNVLHWHIVDDQSFPYHSITFPELSAQGSYSYNHVYTPTDVRLVIEYARLRGIRVIPEFDTPGHTASWGKGQKDVLTPCYNGEHLSGTYGPINPVLNSTYDFMAKLFKEIGSVFPDDFVHLGGDEVDFSCWQSNPDVTEFMKKQGFWSNYSKLESYYIQQILDIVSSLKKNSIVWQEVFDNGVKLQPDTIVEVWIRSQYQEELRRVTKEGYRAILAAPWYLDLISYGQDWIKYYSVEPLDFFDTGWPSQKELVLGGEACLWGEYVDATNLTPRLWPRASAVGERLWSNKNVTDIADAYNRLNEHRCRMLRRGIAAAPLFVGYCREEARDP; the protein is encoded by the exons ATGGAGCTGCTCGGGGTGCTGCTGTGGGTCTCCGCGACGCTGGCTGCCGCGTCCGTGCATCACCCACACGTGGAGCCCGAAGCCCAGCCACAGCTGCTCTTCTTGAACCGGGAAACGCCGCCGGCCGCGTCCCCCTTCGGCTCCCTCTGGCCCTTACCCCGCTCGCTTCGCGTCTCGGCGGCCCGGCTACAGTTGGCTCCCAGCCGGTTCCAGATCGTCCATGGTCCGGAGTCCTCGGCGGGGCCGAGTTGCTCTTTGTTGCAGGATGCCTTCCGGAG GTACTATGAATACATGTTTGGGTGTTCCAAATGGCAGAAATATGACGATAAGAAACCTCTTTTGGAAACAGAGCTATCTTCGCTTCAGGTCATTATTACTTCAGAAGATTCTGAATGCGATAAATACCCAGGTGTCACATCAGATGAGGCCT ATCAGCTCCAAGTATCAGAACCTACAGCTGTGCTGAAGGCAGACAAAGTTTGGGGAGCATTAAGAG GTTTAGAAACATTCAGCCAGTTAGTAAATGAAGATGACTATGGAAGT TTCTTTATCAATCAATCCTTTATTGCTGACTCCCCAAGATTTGCTCACCGAGGGATCTTGCTCGATACTTCAAGGCATTTTCTGCCTTTGAAAACTATCCTAATGAATTTG GATGCTATGGCatttaacaagttcaatgtcctgcaTTGGCACATTGTAGATGACCAATCCTTTCCTTATCATAGTATCACTTTTCCTGAACTGAGTGCCCAG GGGTCCTATTCATATAATCATGTTTACACTCCTACTGATGTCCGTCTCGTGATAGAATATGCTCGGTTACGAGGGATTAGAGTTATCCCAGAATTTGATACCCCAGGACATACAGCATCTTGGGGGAAAG GGCAAAAAGATGTCCTCACACCATGCTACAATGGAGAACATTTGAGTGGGACTTATGGGCCTATAAACCCTGTTTTGAATTCGACTTATGATTTCATGGCGAAATTATTCAAAGAAATTGGCAGTGTATTTCCTGATGACTTCGTCCACTTAGGAGGAGATGAGGTGGACTTCAGTTGTTG GCAGTCCAATCCTGATGTGACCGAATTCATGAAGAAGCAAGGGTTTTGGAGTAACTATAGTAAATTGGAATCCTACTATATTCAGCA AATATTGGATATAGTGTCTTCTCTTAAGAAGAATTCCATAGTATGGCAGGAAGTCTTTGATAATGGAGTGAAG CTACAGCCAGACACAATAGTTGAAGTGTGGATTAGAAGCCAGTATCAAGAAGAATTAAGACGAGTAACCAAAGAAGGGTATCGTGCAATCCTGGCAGCACCATGGTACCTGGACCTCATTAGTTACGGCCAGGATTGGATAAAATACTACAGCGTCGAGCCACTAGACTTCTTTG aCACAGGGTGGCCATCACAGAAGGAGTTGGTGCTTGGTGGCGAAGCCTGTCTTTGGGGAGAATATGTGGATGCAACTAATCTCACACCAAGACTCTG GCCTCGGGCAAGTGCTGTTGGTGAGAGACTCTGGAGCAATAAAAATGTAACTGATATTGCAGACGCTTATAACAGGCTTAATGAACATCGTTGTCGCATGCTAAG GCGTGGAATAGCAGCTGCACCTTTGTTTGTTGGATACTGCAGGGAAGAAGCAAGAGACCCGTAA